The window AAATCAGGGAAAGCCCGGCAGCAGCGCCTTCGTCTTCGTTTCTTCCAAACAGTTCATGCACGCGACCCTGGGCCAGGCCGCCCTGTAATGTCTGATCCAGGGGCGCATGCCCGGTCGCGATCCGCGCACCGGCTTTGGTGGCTGGAATCCCTTCCAGCGATGCGATGTGCCGCCTGAGGGCTGCAAGCGTGTTCACCGACTCGATCATAAATGTTCTCTATATGTTCTTTTCGACGGTAAGGCGACTCCTGTCAATGAAGTTGGCGGCGGTCTGCAAAGGAGATGTCTGTGTCACCTTCGTTACACAATTTGGCTATCATCCGGAAAGGTCCTACGCGCCGGCAATCCGCCACGCTAACTTGCGTCATATGGACACACCCTCGATCGCCTCGCTCGTACAGGCTCCTTCTCTCCTCGCTCGCCGGATTTCGTCTGCGCGCAGCCTAAGCCTGGTATCGGACGCCGCCACGGCCCTTCTAGCTTCCTATCCGAAATCGGGCCGAACATGGCTGAGGTTTATTCTGGCGCAATATTTCCTCGCATCGCGTCAATATGCGCCGATCACAACGCAGAGCATGTTCACCTTCGCCCCGAATTTCGATCTGGATCCTGTACGCGGAATACCGGCCTTCGTACGCAGATCGGAGGAGGCCTCCTTCCCCTTGGTCCCTTCCACCCATCTTCGCTTCAAGCCGACCCTGCCCAGCCGACTTCCCGTCATATTCCTGATCCGTGATCCACGAGCGGTGCTCATTTCCGACTATCATCACGTAACGCGGCACAAGATGTCTTTCCGCGGCAGCATTGATGATTTCCTGGTCGACCAGGACAGAGGCCTATCCCACTACATTAAATATATGAACAGCTGGGCCACTGGCCTCGCACGCCATGATCATCACATCATATATTATGAGGATTTGCTGGCTGATACGGAATCCGAAGTAGAAAAAATGCTCATATTCCTTGATGAGCCGGTCAACTTTAAAGCGCTACAATATGCTGTAGAAAATTCATCCTTTGAAAAATTGAAAGCATTGGAACTTGCACAAGGCATTCCTGGACACGATTATGACCGATCAGACGCCGATGCCTTGCGGATAAGAAAAGGACAATCGGACAGCTTCCGTGAAGAGCTGACTATTGATCAACAAAAATTCATAGAGGATAGCTGCAAATCCCAGTTGGACAGGCGCATGCTGGCGAGGCTGGAGCGATACGGCTTTCTGGACATCCAACCATCCCCTGCTGCCGGGCAGACCAGCACCCCGAAACCCGCAGCGCCGAAGGACACGGCGCATGATTTTACGCCCAATCGCCGCATGGCGAATCTCGGCGTTCAGTTGCTGAGCGAAGCCATGGTCATCATCGGCCTTGCCGCCATGATCATCGCCCCACCCATATTGGTGATAGAAGTAGGAGAATGGCTGTTCCGGCGCGAATGGGACGGCCACTCCCTGGAAGATGGCCTTGCCCTGTTCGGGATCGACCGGGTCGGCCCCGTGGAGACACCGACCGAACAATTCCTGGACGTTCTCCTGGCGCTGCCGCTGACCATTACCCTGTTTCTCTACGGCCTGTTCACGCTTCTGGCCGGGGTGCATTTTGGAGACTGGGGGTTGCAGGGAGTGAGGCTCAAGAAAAAACTTGCCGTCCGGCAGAGCAGGAAGTCCCGCAAAAATCGTACCCAAACCGCCGTCTTCCGATCCTGAACCGACATGAATTGTGCGCCATACCGACCATTAGCAATATGGTAAAAGGCCCACCCCGCATTGAAGCGTGGGCGGGCCTTTTCAGTGCTTGAAACGAGAGGCGGGCAGAACTGCACAACCGTCCTGCGGCTGATCCGGCCGCAGGCGCTTGCCACGCTTATTCGCCGTCATCCTCCGCTTCGGGTCCGGTCATCATCGCTTCGGCGACCTCTTCGGTCTTGCCGCGGATCACCTTTTCCAGGCGCTCCGCCATTTCGGGATGTTCCTTGAGGAAGGTTTTGGCGTTCTCCCGCCCCTGGCCAATGCGGACAGAGTCATAGGAGAACCATGCGCCCGATTTTTCGACCACGCCGGCCTTGACGCCCAGGTCGAGAATCTCGCCGATCTTCGAAATGCCTTCGCCATACATGATGTCGAATTCGACCTGCTTGAACGGCGGCGCGACCTTGTTCTTCACCACTTTCACGCGGGTCGCATTGCCCACGATATCGTCACGGTCCTTGATCTGGCCGGTGCGGCGAATGTCGAGGCGCACCGAGGCATAGAATTTGAGCGCATTGCCACCGGTCGTCGTTTCCGGATTACCGTACATGACGCCGATCTTCATGCGGACCTGATTGATGAAGATCACCAGGCATTTTGAGCGCGAGATGGAGCCGGTGAGCTTACGCAGCGCCTGGCTCATGAGGCGCGCCTGCAGACCGACATGGCTGTCGCCCATCTCGCCTTCGATTTCCGCACGGGGCACAAGTGCGGCGACCGAATCGATCACCAGCACGTCGATGGCATTTGACCGGACCAGCGTATCGACAATTTCGAGCGCCTGCTCGCCTGTATCGGGCTGAGACACGATCAACTCGTCGATATCAACGCCCAGCTTCTTGGCA of the Sphingobium herbicidovorans genome contains:
- a CDS encoding sulfotransferase domain-containing protein, with product MKLAAVCKGDVCVTFVTQFGYHPERSYAPAIRHANLRHMDTPSIASLVQAPSLLARRISSARSLSLVSDAATALLASYPKSGRTWLRFILAQYFLASRQYAPITTQSMFTFAPNFDLDPVRGIPAFVRRSEEASFPLVPSTHLRFKPTLPSRLPVIFLIRDPRAVLISDYHHVTRHKMSFRGSIDDFLVDQDRGLSHYIKYMNSWATGLARHDHHIIYYEDLLADTESEVEKMLIFLDEPVNFKALQYAVENSSFEKLKALELAQGIPGHDYDRSDADALRIRKGQSDSFREELTIDQQKFIEDSCKSQLDRRMLARLERYGFLDIQPSPAAGQTSTPKPAAPKDTAHDFTPNRRMANLGVQLLSEAMVIIGLAAMIIAPPILVIEVGEWLFRREWDGHSLEDGLALFGIDRVGPVETPTEQFLDVLLALPLTITLFLYGLFTLLAGVHFGDWGLQGVRLKKKLAVRQSRKSRKNRTQTAVFRS
- the recA gene encoding recombinase RecA encodes the protein MTAMLSLIDSKKTGTMDRQKALEAALSQIDRAFGKGSAMKLGSREKIEIEAVSTGSLGLDIALGIGGLPRGRIIEIYGPESSGKTTLALHAIAEAQKTGGVAAFVDAEHALDPGYAKKLGVDIDELIVSQPDTGEQALEIVDTLVRSNAIDVLVIDSVAALVPRAEIEGEMGDSHVGLQARLMSQALRKLTGSISRSKCLVIFINQVRMKIGVMYGNPETTTGGNALKFYASVRLDIRRTGQIKDRDDIVGNATRVKVVKNKVAPPFKQVEFDIMYGEGISKIGEILDLGVKAGVVEKSGAWFSYDSVRIGQGRENAKTFLKEHPEMAERLEKVIRGKTEEVAEAMMTGPEAEDDGE